Proteins encoded in a region of the Xiphophorus couchianus chromosome 11, X_couchianus-1.0, whole genome shotgun sequence genome:
- the pcdh10b gene encoding protocadherin-10b isoform X2: protein MYLFLFYPSALVFPVMIVVLIALCFTDGALSQIRYSVPEEAEHGTLVGNIAEDLGLDLTKLASRRFQVVPSSRTPYLEVNLENGVLFVNEKIDREQICKQSASCQLNMEVFLENPLELFRVEIEVVDINDNPPSFPETDITVEISESATPGTRFPLESAFDPDVGSNALRTYDITTNNYFYLDVQTQTDGNKFAELVLEKPLDREQQAAHRYVLTAVDGGQPPRTGTALLVVKVLDSNDNVPVFEQPVYTVSLSENVPVGTLVIQLNATDLDEGLNGEIVYSFSNHISSRVKELFGIDPRTGRIEVRGEVDFEESSLYQIFVQAKDLGPNAVPAHCKVLVKVADVNDNAPEITFSTVTESVSEKAAPGTVIALLSVTDRDAEENGQIHVEILGDVPFKLKSSFRNYFTIVTDGLLNREQADSYSVTVVARDKGTPSLASSKSIRVQVSDENDNAPTFTQSVYDVYVTENNVPGAYIHAVTALDHDIGQNALITYSILECDIQGMSVKTYVSINEETGYLYALRSFDYEQLKDFTFMVRAKDSGAPELSSNATVKVIIVDQNDNAPLVLAPLGKNGTVKEPLPRSAEPGYLVTRVVAMDADDGENARLSYSIQRGNDNGMFRMDWRTGELRTARRVSAKRDPHQQYDLVIEVRDHGQPPLSSSASILVMLVDSMAEGRGVGDKVGTSKAKDGALDLTLILIIALGSVSFIFLLVMIVLAVRCQKDKKLNIYTCLTSDCCLGCSSCCSRQGRSRKKKLSKADIMLVQSTVNVSGPGTAQVPVEESGSFGSHHQNQNYCYQTKHQRTELSYLVERPRRVNSSAFQEADLVSSKDSGHGDSEQGDSDHDATNRGHSSGADLFSNCTEECKALGHSDRCWMPSFVPSDGRQGLDYRSNLHVPGMDSVPDTERGRGFASSFRVDIPETA from the exons atgtatttatttcttttttacccaAGTGCACTTGTTTTTCCGGTCATGATTGTGGTTTTGATAGCGCTGTGTTTTACGGATGGAGCGCTCTCTCAGATCCGCTACTCTGTCCCGGAGGAGGCAGAGCATGGCACGCTGGTGGGGAACATCGCTGAAGACCTGGGGCTGGACCTTACCAAACTGGCCTCCCGGCGATTCCAGGTAGTGCCTAGTTCCAGAACGCCATATCTGGAAGTGAACCTCGAGAACGGCGTCCTGTTCGTTAATGAGAAAATCGATAGGGAGCAAATCTGCAAGCAGAGTGCCAGCTGCCAGCTCAACATGGAGGTGTTCTTGGAGAACCCACTGGAGCTGTTCAGAGTCGAAATTGAAGTGGTGGACATTAACGACAACCCACCGAGCTTCCCGGAGACAGACATCACGGTGGAAATCTCAGAGAGCGCAACCCCTGGCACCCGGTTCCCTTTGGAGAGTGCGTTCGACCCGGACGTGGGCTCCAACGCGTTGCGCACATATGATATCACAACCAACAATTACTTTTACCTGGACGTGCAGACCCAAACCGACGGAAATAAATTTGCAGAACTTGTCCTGGAGAAGCCTCTGGACAGGGAGCAGCAGGCAGCGCACAGGTACGTGCTCACTGCGGTGGACGGCGGACAGCCTCCTCGGACCGGCACCGCGCTGCTGGTAGTCAAAGTGTTGGACTCTAACGATAATGTGCCGGTGTTTGAGCAGCCCGTCTACACGGTGAGTCTCTCGGAGAACGTACCGGTGGGCACGCTGGTCATCCAGCTGAACGCCACCGACCTAGATGAGGGACTGAACGGGGAAATAGTTTACTCCTTCAGCAACCACATCTCCAGTCGCGTTAAGGAGCTGTTCGGCATAGACCCGCGGACCGGGCGCATCGAAGTCCGTGGGGAGGTGGATTTCGAAGAGAGCAGCCTCTATCAGATCTTTGTCCAGGCTAAGGACCTCGGGCCAAACGCCGTACCCGCGCATTGTAAAGTGTTGGTCAAAGTGGCGGACGTGAACGACAACGCACCGGAAATCACCTTCAGCACTGTCACGGAGTCCGTGAGTGAAAAAGCCGCTCCCGGTACCGTCATTGCCCTGTTAAGTGTGACGGACCGTGACGcagaggagaacggacagatcCACGTGGAAATCCTGGGTGATGTACCGTTCAAATTAAAGTCCTCTTTCAGGAATTACTTCACCATAGTGACTGATGGGCTCCTGAACCGGGAGCAGGCAGACTCCTACTCCGTGACCGTGGTGGCGCGGGATAAAGGAACTCCTTCGCTGGCTTCTAGTAAGTCCATCCGCGTCCAGGTGTCAGATGAAAACGACAATGCGCCCACTTTCACTCAATCCGTTTATGATGTGTATGTGACAGAGAACAACGTACCAGGAGCGTACATTCACGCTGTAACGGCCCTGGACCATGATATAGGGCAAAACGCTCTCATTACTTACTCCATCTTAGAGTGTGACATTCAGGGCATGTCAGTTAAAACCTATGTGTCTATCAACGAGGAGACAGGATACCTTTACGCACTCAGGTCTTTTGATTATGAGCAGCTAAAAGATTTCACCTTTATGGTCAGGGCCAAGGACTCCGGTGCCCCTGAGCTTTCCTCTAATGCAACTGTCAAAGTCATAATTGTTGATCAGAATGATAATGCGCCCCTGGTACTTGCGCCCCTGGGGAAAAATGGGACTGTGAAGGAGCCCCTTCCTCGCTCCGCTGAGCCAGGCTACCTGGTGACTCGTGTTGTGGCCATGGATGCAGATGATGGTGAGAATGCCCGCCTGTCCTACAGCATTCAGAGGGGTAACGACAACGGGATGTTTAGGATGGACTGGAGGACTGGTGAACTCAGGACCGCAAGGCGGGTGTCAGCTAAGCGAGACCCCCACCAGCAGTATGACCTGGTGATTGAGGTGAGAGACCATGGCCAGCCTCCATTGTCCTCCAGTGCCAGCATACTGGTGATGCTGGTAGACAGCATGGCTGAAGGCCGGGGTGTGGGAGACAAAGTGGGCACCAGCAAGGCCAAAGATGGTGCTTTGGACCTCACCCTCATCCTAATCATTGCCCTCGGTTCTGTgtccttcatcttcctccttgTAATGATTGTGCTGGCCGTGCGCTGCCAGAAGGACAAAAAGCTCAACATTTATACCTGCCTAACTAGTGACTGCTGTCTTGGATGCAGCTCCTGCTGCTCACGGCAGGGTAGATCCCGCAAGAAAAAGCTCAGCAAGGCGGACATCATGCTTGTGCAAAGCACTGTCAATGTCAGCGGGCCTGGAACGGCTCAAGTCCCTGTGGAGGAGTCTGGGAGCTTCGGTTCCCACCATCAAAACCAGAACTATTGCTATCAG ACCAAACACCAGCGAACCGAACTCAGCTACCTGGTGGAGAGGCCGAGGCGTGTCAACAG CTCAGCATTCCAGGAGGCAGATCTGGTCAGCTCTAAAGACAGTGGCCACGGAGATAGCGAGCAAGGAGACAGTGACCACGATGCCACAAATCGAGGACATTCCTCTG
- the pcdh10b gene encoding protocadherin-10b isoform X1: protein MYLFLFYPSALVFPVMIVVLIALCFTDGALSQIRYSVPEEAEHGTLVGNIAEDLGLDLTKLASRRFQVVPSSRTPYLEVNLENGVLFVNEKIDREQICKQSASCQLNMEVFLENPLELFRVEIEVVDINDNPPSFPETDITVEISESATPGTRFPLESAFDPDVGSNALRTYDITTNNYFYLDVQTQTDGNKFAELVLEKPLDREQQAAHRYVLTAVDGGQPPRTGTALLVVKVLDSNDNVPVFEQPVYTVSLSENVPVGTLVIQLNATDLDEGLNGEIVYSFSNHISSRVKELFGIDPRTGRIEVRGEVDFEESSLYQIFVQAKDLGPNAVPAHCKVLVKVADVNDNAPEITFSTVTESVSEKAAPGTVIALLSVTDRDAEENGQIHVEILGDVPFKLKSSFRNYFTIVTDGLLNREQADSYSVTVVARDKGTPSLASSKSIRVQVSDENDNAPTFTQSVYDVYVTENNVPGAYIHAVTALDHDIGQNALITYSILECDIQGMSVKTYVSINEETGYLYALRSFDYEQLKDFTFMVRAKDSGAPELSSNATVKVIIVDQNDNAPLVLAPLGKNGTVKEPLPRSAEPGYLVTRVVAMDADDGENARLSYSIQRGNDNGMFRMDWRTGELRTARRVSAKRDPHQQYDLVIEVRDHGQPPLSSSASILVMLVDSMAEGRGVGDKVGTSKAKDGALDLTLILIIALGSVSFIFLLVMIVLAVRCQKDKKLNIYTCLTSDCCLGCSSCCSRQGRSRKKKLSKADIMLVQSTVNVSGPGTAQVPVEESGSFGSHHQNQNYCYQVCLTPESAKTDLMFLKPCSPSRSTDTDHNPCGAIGSGYTDQQPDIISNGSILSNETKHQRTELSYLVERPRRVNSSAFQEADLVSSKDSGHGDSEQGDSDHDATNRGHSSGADLFSNCTEECKALGHSDRCWMPSFVPSDGRQGLDYRSNLHVPGMDSVPDTERGRGFASSFRVDIPETA from the exons atgtatttatttcttttttacccaAGTGCACTTGTTTTTCCGGTCATGATTGTGGTTTTGATAGCGCTGTGTTTTACGGATGGAGCGCTCTCTCAGATCCGCTACTCTGTCCCGGAGGAGGCAGAGCATGGCACGCTGGTGGGGAACATCGCTGAAGACCTGGGGCTGGACCTTACCAAACTGGCCTCCCGGCGATTCCAGGTAGTGCCTAGTTCCAGAACGCCATATCTGGAAGTGAACCTCGAGAACGGCGTCCTGTTCGTTAATGAGAAAATCGATAGGGAGCAAATCTGCAAGCAGAGTGCCAGCTGCCAGCTCAACATGGAGGTGTTCTTGGAGAACCCACTGGAGCTGTTCAGAGTCGAAATTGAAGTGGTGGACATTAACGACAACCCACCGAGCTTCCCGGAGACAGACATCACGGTGGAAATCTCAGAGAGCGCAACCCCTGGCACCCGGTTCCCTTTGGAGAGTGCGTTCGACCCGGACGTGGGCTCCAACGCGTTGCGCACATATGATATCACAACCAACAATTACTTTTACCTGGACGTGCAGACCCAAACCGACGGAAATAAATTTGCAGAACTTGTCCTGGAGAAGCCTCTGGACAGGGAGCAGCAGGCAGCGCACAGGTACGTGCTCACTGCGGTGGACGGCGGACAGCCTCCTCGGACCGGCACCGCGCTGCTGGTAGTCAAAGTGTTGGACTCTAACGATAATGTGCCGGTGTTTGAGCAGCCCGTCTACACGGTGAGTCTCTCGGAGAACGTACCGGTGGGCACGCTGGTCATCCAGCTGAACGCCACCGACCTAGATGAGGGACTGAACGGGGAAATAGTTTACTCCTTCAGCAACCACATCTCCAGTCGCGTTAAGGAGCTGTTCGGCATAGACCCGCGGACCGGGCGCATCGAAGTCCGTGGGGAGGTGGATTTCGAAGAGAGCAGCCTCTATCAGATCTTTGTCCAGGCTAAGGACCTCGGGCCAAACGCCGTACCCGCGCATTGTAAAGTGTTGGTCAAAGTGGCGGACGTGAACGACAACGCACCGGAAATCACCTTCAGCACTGTCACGGAGTCCGTGAGTGAAAAAGCCGCTCCCGGTACCGTCATTGCCCTGTTAAGTGTGACGGACCGTGACGcagaggagaacggacagatcCACGTGGAAATCCTGGGTGATGTACCGTTCAAATTAAAGTCCTCTTTCAGGAATTACTTCACCATAGTGACTGATGGGCTCCTGAACCGGGAGCAGGCAGACTCCTACTCCGTGACCGTGGTGGCGCGGGATAAAGGAACTCCTTCGCTGGCTTCTAGTAAGTCCATCCGCGTCCAGGTGTCAGATGAAAACGACAATGCGCCCACTTTCACTCAATCCGTTTATGATGTGTATGTGACAGAGAACAACGTACCAGGAGCGTACATTCACGCTGTAACGGCCCTGGACCATGATATAGGGCAAAACGCTCTCATTACTTACTCCATCTTAGAGTGTGACATTCAGGGCATGTCAGTTAAAACCTATGTGTCTATCAACGAGGAGACAGGATACCTTTACGCACTCAGGTCTTTTGATTATGAGCAGCTAAAAGATTTCACCTTTATGGTCAGGGCCAAGGACTCCGGTGCCCCTGAGCTTTCCTCTAATGCAACTGTCAAAGTCATAATTGTTGATCAGAATGATAATGCGCCCCTGGTACTTGCGCCCCTGGGGAAAAATGGGACTGTGAAGGAGCCCCTTCCTCGCTCCGCTGAGCCAGGCTACCTGGTGACTCGTGTTGTGGCCATGGATGCAGATGATGGTGAGAATGCCCGCCTGTCCTACAGCATTCAGAGGGGTAACGACAACGGGATGTTTAGGATGGACTGGAGGACTGGTGAACTCAGGACCGCAAGGCGGGTGTCAGCTAAGCGAGACCCCCACCAGCAGTATGACCTGGTGATTGAGGTGAGAGACCATGGCCAGCCTCCATTGTCCTCCAGTGCCAGCATACTGGTGATGCTGGTAGACAGCATGGCTGAAGGCCGGGGTGTGGGAGACAAAGTGGGCACCAGCAAGGCCAAAGATGGTGCTTTGGACCTCACCCTCATCCTAATCATTGCCCTCGGTTCTGTgtccttcatcttcctccttgTAATGATTGTGCTGGCCGTGCGCTGCCAGAAGGACAAAAAGCTCAACATTTATACCTGCCTAACTAGTGACTGCTGTCTTGGATGCAGCTCCTGCTGCTCACGGCAGGGTAGATCCCGCAAGAAAAAGCTCAGCAAGGCGGACATCATGCTTGTGCAAAGCACTGTCAATGTCAGCGGGCCTGGAACGGCTCAAGTCCCTGTGGAGGAGTCTGGGAGCTTCGGTTCCCACCATCAAAACCAGAACTATTGCTATCAGGTATGTCTGACTCCAGAGTCTGCCAAAACTGACCTCATGTTCCTAAAGCCGTGTAGTCCATCTAGGAGCACAGACACCGATCACAACCCGTGTGGTGCCATAGGGTCAGGGTACACAGACCAGCAGCCTGACATCATATCAAACGGCAGCATTTTATCAAACGAG ACCAAACACCAGCGAACCGAACTCAGCTACCTGGTGGAGAGGCCGAGGCGTGTCAACAG CTCAGCATTCCAGGAGGCAGATCTGGTCAGCTCTAAAGACAGTGGCCACGGAGATAGCGAGCAAGGAGACAGTGACCACGATGCCACAAATCGAGGACATTCCTCTG